TTACCTGCGATGAAATAACATGCTGTGTGCTGGCTGAGCTGTTTCATGGCGTCCAGCAGTGGATCCGCGCCGAGCATGCTGGCGGCGTCATCGCCGATCCAGAATTCGAATAAATCCCCCAGCACATAGACGCGCTCTGCGGTTGGTGCGAGTGAGGACAAAAAGTGTAAATACGCCGAAATTAGCTCTGGCCTTTCCGGCGTCAAATGCAGGTCAGAGAGGAAGTAAGTATGCATCCGTGTATTGTATGCGAGCTTGTCGGCAAAGGGCAATCCTGCAGTATTTTGTGCTGTGAGCTATCATCTTGATGAATGTTTTACATTGCTAAATTTACGAAATGCCTAACATTCAACGGTTTAAGTGTTTGCAAGGCCGCGAAAACACTGGAAAAAAGCCGAATTGGCCGTTGCGTTTAATCCCTCTGCGTTTATAATTTCTCGCTCGACCAAAGCGCCCGCCAGCGGGCCTTTTTCTTTGGAAGTCATACGTGCCGCTTCAGCACAGACAACCAAACCAGCTGATCTAATAGACGGAGACTACGGTGCAGTTAACCGGCGCAGATATTGTTGTCCAAAGCCTTAAACAAGAAGGCGTAGATTATGTATTCGGGTACCCGGGCGGTGCCGCGCTGCATATTTACGATGCGTTTCATCGACAAGATGATGTGCAGCACATACTGGTGCGCCATGAGCAGGGCGCCACACATGCCGCAGATGGTTATGCGCGCGCGACAGGTCTGCCCGGTGTGGTGCTGGTTACGTCGGGTCCAGGCATTACTAATGCGATTACCGGAATCGCGACCGCCTACATGGATTCGATACCGATGGTGGTGTTGTCGGGCCAGGTGATGGCACCGCTGATCGGGTATGATGCGTTTCAGGAGATTGATGCCGTTGGTATCAGCCGACCCTGTGTGAAGCACAACTTTTTGATTCAAAATGTGGAAGATATCGCGTCGACCATCAAAAAGGCATTCCACATCGCAACCTCTGGTCGTCCGGGGCCGGTGTTGGTGGATATTCCGAAAGACATTACAGCGCACGTTGCTGAGTTTATTTACCCTGAGTCGCTAACTATGCGTTCCTACCCGCCGGTGCCGTCGGCACGTCCGGCGGAGATTGTTGGTGCGGTTGAAGCGATTCTGAATGCTAAGAAACCGGTTGTTTATACCGGCGGTGGTGTCGTGCTAGCCAAAGCACAGGCCGAGTTACGTGATTTTGTCCGTACGCTTGGGTTCCCTTGCACAAATACGTTGATGGGGTTGGGCGCTTATCCTCATGATGACCCTTTATTTTTGGGTATGTTGGGTATGCACGGCACCTACGAAGCGAACATGGCGATGCATGAGGCTGACCTGATTGTTGCGCTCGGTGCGCGCTTTGATGATCGTATTACCGGTGCGTTGGATGATTTTGCACCCGGTGCAAAAATTCTGCATGTTGATATTGATCCATCGGTGATCGATAAAAACATCAAAGCTGACATCGCTATCGTGAGTGATGTCAAGCAGGTGCTCACGCAGTTCAATCGAGAGCTGCAGCGTCGCAAAAACGATATTAATCCTGAGCTAACCAAAGCCTGGTGGCGACAAATTAATGAGTGGCGCGGACTGGATAGTCTGTGGTACGAACAGAGTGATACGGTGATCAAACCACAATTTGTGGTTCAAAAACTGCACGAGGTCACTGGTGGCGAAGCTTACGTGACATCCGATGTTGGCCAACATCAGATGTTTGCCGCGCAGTTCTACGGTTTTTCTGATACGCACAAGTGGATCAACTCTGGTGGTCTTGGCACCATGGGGTTTGGTTTGCCGGCGGCCATGGGTGTGAAATTTGCCCACCGTGACGCTGACGTAGCGTGTATCACCGGTGAGGGCAGCATTCAAATGTGTATTCAGGAAATGGCGACCTGTAAGCAATATGACCTGCCAGTCAAGATCATTAACCTGAACAACCGTTATCTAGGGATGGTGCGTCAATGGCAGGAATTCAGCTACGAGAAACGCTATTCGAACTCGTACATGGATTCGCTGCCTGATTTTGTCGCTTTATCTGAAGCTTACGGGCATGTTGGTATGCAGATCACGCAGCCAAGTGATGTCGAGGGCGCATTAAAAGAAGCCTTTGCATTGAAAGATCGACTGGTGTTTTTGGACTTTATTACGGATCGTGAGGAGAACGTATACCCCATGATCGAGGCAGGTAAAAACCACCACGAAATGCGTCTTCGTCCGGCCAAATAGTTGCGTCACTAGCAACTGACCAAATCTAGTAGGAACTCGTATGCGACACATTATCTCGGTACTTCTTGAAAACGAATCCGGCGCGTTATCACGCGTGTCTGGCTTATTCTCCGCGCGTGGTTACAATATTGAGTCATTAACGGTAGCGCCGACCAATGACCCAACGTTGTCACGCATGACCATTGTGACAGTCGGCGATGATCGCAAAATTGATCAGATCGAAAAGCAGCTAAACAAGTTGGTGGATGTTGCTGCTTTGGAAGACATTACCGTTAGTGGCCACCTGGAGCGCGAGGTTATCCTGGCAAAGGTGGTCGTGACACCTGAGCAGAAAACGGATTTGGATCGTGTTGTCGCTGCCTTCAATGGTTCGTTGATTGACGTGTCTGCGTCACAATCGATCATTGAGATGAGTGGCAGTAGCGAAAAAATTGACGAGCTACTGAACAGCTTGTCCGGGGTTCAAATCATCGAAATCGCGCGCTCAGGCGTGACCGGTTTATCTTCCAGTGAAGGCGCGCTGACGGTATAGCGCCACAAGACAAAATTTTCAACGTTTACGCTGACAAGCAATATAGGTTTAATCATGCAAGTTTATTACGATAAGGACTGTGATCTCTCGATAATCCGTGGCAAAAAAGTAGCCATTCTTGGCTATGGCTCACAGGGCCATGCGCACGCCTGCAATCTGCAGGACTCTGGTGTCGATGTCACTGTCGGACTGCGTCCTGGTTCGTCTTCAATTAAAAAAGCCGAAGCACATGGCCTCAAAGTGAACACGGTGCCTGAGGCGGTTGCCGCCGCAGACTTGGTGATGGTCCTGACGCCAGACGAGTTCCAATCAAAACTGTATGCAGAAGAGATCGAGCCTAACTTGCAACAGGGTGCAATTCTTGCTTTCGCACACGGATTCGCGATTCATTACAATCAGGTTGTGCCGCGCACGGACTTGGACGTCATCATGATCGCGCCAAAGGCGCCAGGTCATACGGTGCGCAATGAGTTCGTTAATGGTGGTGGGATTCCAGATCTAATTGCTGTGTTCCAGAATGCCAGTGGGAACGCAAAAGAGGTGGCGTTATCCTATGCGTCGGCAATCGGTGGTGGCCGTACTGGCATCATCGAAACAACATTCAAAGATGAAACTGAAACCGATCTGTTCGGCGAGCAAGCGGTATTATGCGGTGGTGCAGTCGAGTTAGTTAAAATGGGCTTTGAAACCCTGACTGAGGCGGGTTACGCGCCGGAGATGGCGTATTTTGAGTGCCTGCATGAATTGAAGCTGATCGTTGACTTGATGTATGAAGGTGGTATCGCCAACATGAACTACTCGATCTCAAACAATGCGGAGTTCGGTGAGTATGTGACGGGTCCGAAAGTGATCAACGAGCAGTCGCGTGAGGCAATGCGTGCCTGTTTGAAAAACATTCAAAACGGTGAGTACGCCAAGCAGTTTATCTCTGAGGGCGCGCTGAACTATCCAATGATGACAGCGTGGCGTCGCAATAACGCAGCGCATCCGATCGAGAAAACCGGTGAGAAGCTGCGTGAGATGATGCCTTGGATTCAAAAAATCATCGATAAAGATAAGAACTAAATCCAAGTTAATTTGCCTGAGTATGATAGGCTCTGGGCATCTATGCTGTGTGCGGCGTACTGAAGCAGTCTTCAGTACGCCGTCTGGTTTTTTGGGCTGGCTGTTTGCCGCCTTCTCTCTAAAAGGTAGAACACTATGAAACTGATCGACTCACACCCGATCCTGGCCCGGGAAGGGTGGTTTTATCTCGCGCTGACTCTGTTTGCGGCAATTGTGACCAGTGCGGTTTTCCCATGGTATGTGGCGATTCTGTTCTGGGTAATTTTTCTGTTCGTGTTGCAGTTCTTTCGCGATCCGCATCGTCAAATTCCAGAACAAGACAATGCGCTGATATCACCGGCCGACGGCAAGGTTATTTTTACTGGTGTGGTGGATGACCCGTATCTAGATCGTAAGGCGTTTAAGATCAGCGTTTTCATGAATGTCTTCTCGGTGCACTCGAATCGCGCACCCGTCGCGGGCACGGTTAAGAAGGTTTGGTATCATCCCGGTTTGTTTGTGAATGCCGCGTTTGATAAAGCATCAGAGCAAAACGAGCGCAATGCTATTTGGTTGCAAACCGCAGAAGGCCGTGACGTGATCTCCGTGCAGGTGGCCGGATTGGTTGCGCGTCGAATACTATGTTATGTCAAACAAGGCGATTCTCTGGAGCAGGGGCAGCGCTACGGGTATATCCGTTTTGGAAGTCGGGTTGACTTGTTCTTGCCGGTCGAATTCTCTGCTGCGGTGAAACTGGGCGATAATGTCAGTTCAGGCACATCGATTCTTGGCAGCTTCACGGCGTAAGCGCGAATAAAATCATGTCCATTTCCTGCTTTGAGCTTGTATAATCGCGGGCATGAGTTCAAAGCAGCCTAAACTTACGTCAGTTGAGCCGGAATCGGAGTCTGATCAGTTCGAGAACCGTGCTAAACCCGCTAAGGGCATCTATGTGTTGCCCAACCTATTTACGACAGCAGGGTTGTTTGCTGGTTTTTACGCGATTATGCAAGCGCGGCTTGGGCACTTTGAAGCCGCGTCATTGGCCATCTATGCGGCCATGGTTATGGATATCTTGGATGGTCGGCTAGCGCGTCTTACCAATACTCAGAGTGCATTCGGTTCTGAGTATGACAGTCTGTCGGACATGGTTTCCTTTGGGGTCGCGCCAGCAATGGTGTTGTTTGAATTTGCGCTGTCGGAGTTGGGGCGTTTTGGTAGTCTGGTTACCTTTGTTTATATCGCCTGTGCGGCCTTGCGTCTGGCACGATTCAATGTGGTGGCGAGTTCAGATAAAGCCTATTTTACCGGTATGCCCAGTCCTGGTGCGGCCGCCATCATGGCCTCAATTGTCTGGGTGTCCGTGGATTATGATATCGATGTGTCGGCCATTTCGGGGCTGCTCGCCGTGGTGATGCTGGCAACTGCCCTCGCGATGGTTAGCAATATCAAATACCG
The sequence above is a segment of the Arenicella chitinivorans genome. Coding sequences within it:
- the ilvB gene encoding biosynthetic-type acetolactate synthase large subunit, whose translation is MQLTGADIVVQSLKQEGVDYVFGYPGGAALHIYDAFHRQDDVQHILVRHEQGATHAADGYARATGLPGVVLVTSGPGITNAITGIATAYMDSIPMVVLSGQVMAPLIGYDAFQEIDAVGISRPCVKHNFLIQNVEDIASTIKKAFHIATSGRPGPVLVDIPKDITAHVAEFIYPESLTMRSYPPVPSARPAEIVGAVEAILNAKKPVVYTGGGVVLAKAQAELRDFVRTLGFPCTNTLMGLGAYPHDDPLFLGMLGMHGTYEANMAMHEADLIVALGARFDDRITGALDDFAPGAKILHVDIDPSVIDKNIKADIAIVSDVKQVLTQFNRELQRRKNDINPELTKAWWRQINEWRGLDSLWYEQSDTVIKPQFVVQKLHEVTGGEAYVTSDVGQHQMFAAQFYGFSDTHKWINSGGLGTMGFGLPAAMGVKFAHRDADVACITGEGSIQMCIQEMATCKQYDLPVKIINLNNRYLGMVRQWQEFSYEKRYSNSYMDSLPDFVALSEAYGHVGMQITQPSDVEGALKEAFALKDRLVFLDFITDREENVYPMIEAGKNHHEMRLRPAK
- the ilvN gene encoding acetolactate synthase small subunit yields the protein MRHIISVLLENESGALSRVSGLFSARGYNIESLTVAPTNDPTLSRMTIVTVGDDRKIDQIEKQLNKLVDVAALEDITVSGHLEREVILAKVVVTPEQKTDLDRVVAAFNGSLIDVSASQSIIEMSGSSEKIDELLNSLSGVQIIEIARSGVTGLSSSEGALTV
- the ilvC gene encoding ketol-acid reductoisomerase, which codes for MQVYYDKDCDLSIIRGKKVAILGYGSQGHAHACNLQDSGVDVTVGLRPGSSSIKKAEAHGLKVNTVPEAVAAADLVMVLTPDEFQSKLYAEEIEPNLQQGAILAFAHGFAIHYNQVVPRTDLDVIMIAPKAPGHTVRNEFVNGGGIPDLIAVFQNASGNAKEVALSYASAIGGGRTGIIETTFKDETETDLFGEQAVLCGGAVELVKMGFETLTEAGYAPEMAYFECLHELKLIVDLMYEGGIANMNYSISNNAEFGEYVTGPKVINEQSREAMRACLKNIQNGEYAKQFISEGALNYPMMTAWRRNNAAHPIEKTGEKLREMMPWIQKIIDKDKN
- a CDS encoding phosphatidylserine decarboxylase — its product is MKLIDSHPILAREGWFYLALTLFAAIVTSAVFPWYVAILFWVIFLFVLQFFRDPHRQIPEQDNALISPADGKVIFTGVVDDPYLDRKAFKISVFMNVFSVHSNRAPVAGTVKKVWYHPGLFVNAAFDKASEQNERNAIWLQTAEGRDVISVQVAGLVARRILCYVKQGDSLEQGQRYGYIRFGSRVDLFLPVEFSAAVKLGDNVSSGTSILGSFTA
- the pssA gene encoding CDP-diacylglycerol--serine O-phosphatidyltransferase, translated to MSSKQPKLTSVEPESESDQFENRAKPAKGIYVLPNLFTTAGLFAGFYAIMQARLGHFEAASLAIYAAMVMDILDGRLARLTNTQSAFGSEYDSLSDMVSFGVAPAMVLFEFALSELGRFGSLVTFVYIACAALRLARFNVVASSDKAYFTGMPSPGAAAIMASIVWVSVDYDIDVSAISGLLAVVMLATALAMVSNIKYRSFKDANFRDQMPFVGLIIGVMIFALIYWDPPMAFLLFGLGYMLSGALFYVLNKFKHPSEDAEEE